One Bacteroidota bacterium genomic region harbors:
- the smc gene encoding chromosome segregation protein SMC: MRLTKLEVQGFKSFADPIKLNFDAGITGIVGPNGCGKSNVVDAIRWVLGEQKTRNLRSEKMEDVIFNGTSQRKRANVAEVAITFENTRNILPTEYTTVTVTRKLYRDGDSEYLINQVPCRLKDIHNLFMDTGIGSDSYAIIELGMVEDLIKDKANARRQLFEEAAGVSRYKLRKKETLGKLDEVEKNLERVEDILFEIDKNLKSLEKQAKRAEQYLNLKAQYRHASSQLAYLKVENLLHQHEQLKAQDEQLVEGVTQAQSGAHLHEARVQELNKDIIQQEQVLNKEQKKYNQHVEHIRKLEREKEVRSERLKFYQKNEEELQHQIEQNKQKADFNTKNIQRLEQEVEQTAQTVQTRAGETKALELQVAELQAQNKQQKTELDAHAQQLKEQEQSLQQQIRERELRTYQISSLQGQLKQTEEDTESRSQDIDAFQEKIQTLQRAADELEQTVLAGQKRKLETEAAIQRLREENEQHADQLARLRRTLDAKQNEYNLTKSLVDSLDGFPESVRWLKQQVPVTREAPLIGDIFAADDQLKIPLENYLEPYLNYYVVFSRADALRALAMLKDSSKGRANFFILEEIKQEMRARKAKPAYRPKDGKPAQPVLELVEYSEEYAELARYLLEGVYLYDGEVSGEDIPEHVALIRSSGAAINKRFSVGGGSIGLFEGKRLGRAKNLGKLDKEIEKLSAKLEKEEAELAGRKAQLAELQNQLPGKELEQQQRSLVDQQKQLEVVKTKAQEYRNLIERTGARREGIEQEIAKLEAELKAREPQLAQLQAEVDQLYRTQNQMAEAWQRLNDQYTELNQTYNQQNIAYHQSENLLGNLKRELDQEQDRRKNLHTQLEQLKKNLDEARAQVKDLVDNNLSNDDEIVALYDTKKQMEEHLTFLEDRLANTKTSLQQVDKGIREARSKEQQIQALRNDLRDQMNELRLQQSSVRERLQVEWHLTIEELDIETLFGTPTPELSVDEVEKTVLRLREKYAKFGEVNTTAPEAYNEIKERHDFITEQKADLIQAKQDLVQTIAEIDETACTQFMEAFDQIRAHFQRVFRTLFTQEDDCDIVLANPDDPLESPIEVMARPKGKRPSAITQLSGGEKTLTAISLLFSIYLIKPAPFCIFDEVDAPLDDANIDKFNNIMQEFSSESQFIIVTHNKRTMVKTHIMYGVTMEETGISRVLPVDLQTLKLQPA, encoded by the coding sequence ATGAGACTAACGAAGCTGGAAGTACAGGGTTTCAAAAGCTTTGCCGATCCGATCAAACTAAACTTTGATGCAGGCATTACCGGCATAGTGGGGCCCAATGGCTGCGGCAAGAGCAATGTGGTAGACGCCATCCGCTGGGTGCTGGGCGAACAGAAGACCCGAAACCTGCGCAGTGAAAAGATGGAGGACGTGATCTTCAACGGTACCTCGCAGCGCAAGCGGGCCAATGTGGCCGAGGTGGCCATCACCTTTGAAAACACCCGAAACATCCTGCCCACAGAGTACACCACCGTTACCGTAACCCGCAAGCTGTATCGGGATGGCGACAGTGAGTACCTCATCAACCAGGTTCCCTGTCGGCTGAAGGACATCCACAATCTCTTCATGGACACGGGCATCGGCTCAGACAGCTATGCCATCATCGAGCTGGGCATGGTGGAAGACCTGATTAAAGACAAGGCCAATGCCCGCCGCCAGCTGTTTGAAGAAGCAGCCGGCGTAAGCCGCTACAAGCTGCGCAAGAAAGAAACCCTGGGCAAGCTGGATGAAGTAGAAAAAAACCTGGAGCGGGTAGAAGACATTCTCTTCGAGATAGATAAAAACCTGAAAAGCCTGGAGAAGCAAGCCAAACGGGCCGAACAGTACCTGAACCTGAAGGCCCAGTATCGGCATGCCAGCAGCCAGCTGGCCTACCTGAAGGTGGAAAACCTGCTGCACCAGCACGAGCAGCTGAAGGCGCAGGATGAGCAGCTGGTAGAGGGCGTTACACAGGCACAGTCTGGCGCACACCTGCACGAGGCCCGCGTGCAAGAGCTGAATAAAGACATTATTCAGCAAGAACAAGTGCTAAACAAAGAGCAGAAGAAGTACAACCAGCATGTAGAGCATATCCGAAAGCTGGAACGGGAGAAAGAGGTGCGCAGCGAACGACTGAAGTTTTATCAAAAAAACGAAGAAGAACTGCAACACCAGATAGAGCAGAACAAACAGAAAGCTGACTTCAACACCAAAAACATCCAGCGGCTAGAGCAAGAGGTGGAGCAAACCGCCCAAACAGTACAAACCCGAGCCGGAGAAACAAAAGCCCTGGAGCTGCAGGTGGCCGAGCTACAGGCACAAAACAAACAACAGAAGACCGAGCTGGATGCCCACGCCCAGCAGCTGAAGGAGCAGGAACAGAGCCTGCAACAGCAGATCCGCGAGCGCGAACTGCGCACCTACCAGATCAGCAGCCTGCAGGGCCAGCTAAAGCAAACCGAAGAAGATACCGAGAGCCGCAGCCAGGACATAGATGCCTTTCAGGAGAAGATCCAGACCCTACAGCGGGCAGCCGACGAGCTGGAACAGACCGTGCTAGCCGGGCAGAAACGAAAACTGGAAACCGAAGCCGCCATACAGCGGCTGCGAGAGGAGAACGAACAGCATGCCGACCAGCTGGCACGCCTGCGTCGCACCCTGGATGCCAAACAGAACGAATACAACCTGACCAAGAGCCTGGTAGACAGCCTGGACGGTTTCCCCGAAAGTGTGCGCTGGCTGAAGCAGCAGGTGCCCGTAACCCGCGAAGCCCCGCTAATAGGCGACATCTTTGCCGCAGACGACCAGCTGAAGATACCGCTGGAAAACTACCTGGAACCCTACCTGAACTACTACGTAGTTTTCAGCCGGGCAGATGCCCTACGGGCCCTGGCGATGCTGAAAGACAGCAGCAAGGGGCGAGCCAACTTCTTCATCCTGGAAGAAATAAAACAGGAGATGCGGGCACGCAAAGCCAAGCCCGCCTATCGGCCCAAAGATGGCAAACCCGCCCAGCCGGTGCTGGAACTGGTAGAGTACAGCGAAGAGTACGCAGAACTGGCACGCTACCTGCTAGAGGGGGTGTATCTGTACGACGGCGAGGTGAGTGGCGAAGACATACCCGAGCACGTAGCCCTCATCCGCAGCTCCGGTGCTGCCATAAACAAGCGGTTCAGCGTAGGAGGGGGCTCCATCGGGCTCTTCGAAGGCAAACGCCTGGGACGGGCAAAAAACCTGGGAAAGCTGGATAAAGAAATAGAAAAACTAAGCGCCAAGCTGGAAAAGGAGGAGGCCGAACTAGCCGGGCGAAAGGCACAGCTGGCCGAGCTGCAAAACCAGCTGCCTGGTAAAGAACTGGAGCAGCAGCAGCGCAGCCTGGTAGACCAGCAAAAACAACTGGAAGTAGTAAAAACCAAGGCGCAAGAGTACCGAAACCTGATAGAGCGCACCGGGGCACGCAGAGAGGGGATAGAACAGGAGATAGCAAAGCTGGAGGCCGAACTGAAAGCCCGGGAACCCCAACTGGCACAGCTACAGGCCGAGGTGGACCAGCTATACCGCACCCAGAACCAGATGGCCGAAGCCTGGCAGCGGCTAAACGACCAATATACCGAACTGAACCAAACCTACAACCAGCAAAACATAGCCTACCACCAGAGTGAAAACCTGCTAGGCAACCTGAAAAGAGAGCTGGACCAGGAGCAGGACCGACGCAAAAACCTGCACACCCAGCTGGAGCAGCTAAAGAAAAACCTGGACGAGGCCCGTGCGCAGGTGAAGGACCTGGTGGACAACAACCTGAGCAATGACGACGAGATAGTAGCCCTGTACGACACCAAGAAGCAAATGGAAGAGCACCTGACCTTCCTGGAAGACCGGCTGGCCAATACCAAAACAAGCCTGCAGCAGGTAGACAAGGGCATACGCGAAGCACGCAGCAAAGAGCAGCAGATACAGGCCCTGCGGAATGACCTGCGAGACCAAATGAACGAACTGCGCCTGCAGCAGAGCAGTGTGCGCGAGCGGCTGCAGGTAGAGTGGCACCTAACGATAGAGGAACTGGACATAGAAACCCTATTCGGCACCCCAACGCCCGAGCTGAGCGTAGACGAAGTGGAAAAAACCGTGCTACGCCTACGCGAGAAGTACGCAAAGTTTGGCGAAGTAAACACCACCGCACCCGAGGCCTACAACGAGATAAAGGAACGGCACGACTTCATTACCGAACAGAAGGCCGACCTGATACAGGCCAAACAAGACCTGGTGCAAACCATAGCGGAAATAGATGAAACCGCCTGCACACAGTTTATGGAAGCCTTTGACCAGATACGCGCACACTTCCAGCGGGTATTTCGTACCCTCTTTACCCAAGAGGATGACTGCGACATTGTGCTGGCCAACCCCGATGACCCCCTGGAGTCGCCCATCGAGGTGATGGCACGCCCCAAGGGCAAGCGGCCCAGTGCCATCACCCAGCTGAGTGGGGGCGAAAAAACCCTCACCGCCATCTCCCTGCTCTTCTCCATCTACCTCATCAAACCGGCACCTTTCTGTATATTCGACGAAGTGGATGCGCCGCTGGACGACGCCAACATCGACAAGTTTAACAACATCATGCAGGAATTCAGCAGCGAAAGCCAGTTTATCATCGTAACCCACAACAAGCGCACCATGGTAAAAACCCACATCATGTACGGAGTAACCATGGAGGAAACCGGCATAAGCCGTGTGCTGCCCGTAGACCTGCAAACCCTAAAACTGCAACCCGCATGA
- a CDS encoding DUF2141 domain-containing protein: protein MIVLSLLYCLLALQPTPPPPAEGYSLHVDFRTSQAAGTLYITLFSTAQGWPDEAKQAYRTAKVPCGGQQTLHHFANLPAGSYALAAFQDLNGNGELDTNLFGVPTEPYGFSNNARGTLSAPNFGECEIKLRNQQKITITLK, encoded by the coding sequence ATGATTGTCCTCAGCCTACTATACTGCCTGCTAGCCCTGCAGCCAACCCCACCCCCGCCTGCCGAGGGATACAGCCTGCATGTAGACTTTCGCACCAGCCAGGCAGCCGGAACCCTCTACATCACCCTCTTCAGCACGGCCCAGGGATGGCCCGATGAGGCCAAACAGGCCTATCGAACAGCAAAGGTGCCATGTGGCGGACAGCAAACCCTGCACCATTTCGCCAACCTGCCAGCTGGCAGCTACGCCCTGGCCGCCTTTCAGGACCTGAACGGGAATGGAGAACTGGACACCAACCTCTTTGGTGTCCCTACAGAGCCCTATGGTTTTAGCAACAATGCCCGGGGTACCCTGAGCGCCCCAAACTTCGGAGAATGTGAGATAAAATTGCGTAACCAACAGAAGATAACCATTACGCTAAAATGA
- a CDS encoding PAS domain-containing protein, which produces MTESLATRYTVGGHEGPINESALKRQVEALTAQLQEAKEALKLQQQETESQQWLDKCLGRFDEVMRTHFDRGLRDYMEAILLEISKMIPLVQAALYVPDEQENNETPTIKLAAGYACNIDRLEKKCYMLGEGMIGQVAKSRKPYVLENLGKHAPIMQGSSLVQLIPQSLAVYPITYNEDLKGILELCCIQPPQARQLELLERLCRNLGASLESQLNQQKMKRLYRQSQEAYQQLAAQEEEMRQNLEELQATQEEMRRIEVEMKRQGESLNRTMQNVPGIVYSFQLEIAEQRQGFLYMSKQVEHILGFTAKTVLEDYGKNQTVQIHPDDVADHDRKMLESLRQQTKFVWEGRMQHRDGHWVYLRAESTPYGDESDANRMIWDGILLDIRDQKRYEQEMTSKTEELAASEEELKQKLEVLMATQEEMNRMQKDLETGHRQQARLVESIHGIVFTLREQGGELQTVALSKRQLWIKLGLRQEELYNPTAGTFALELHPAEIENIRAQLQDSKGKSEAVDFNLRLKNSEGKWISFKARCLPYQEEGIWHWDGVYGW; this is translated from the coding sequence ATGACCGAATCGCTAGCCACCAGGTACACCGTAGGCGGGCATGAAGGCCCCATAAACGAATCGGCCCTGAAAAGGCAGGTGGAGGCGCTGACCGCACAGCTGCAGGAGGCAAAAGAAGCCCTAAAGCTGCAGCAGCAGGAAACCGAAAGCCAGCAATGGCTGGACAAATGCCTGGGCCGCTTTGATGAGGTAATGCGGACCCACTTTGACAGAGGCCTACGGGACTACATGGAGGCCATTCTGCTAGAGATAAGCAAAATGATTCCCCTTGTGCAGGCAGCCCTGTATGTGCCAGACGAGCAGGAAAACAACGAAACACCCACAATAAAGCTAGCAGCAGGCTATGCCTGCAACATCGATCGGCTAGAGAAAAAGTGCTACATGCTGGGCGAGGGTATGATTGGCCAGGTAGCAAAAAGCCGAAAACCCTATGTGCTGGAGAACCTGGGCAAGCACGCACCTATCATGCAGGGCAGTTCACTCGTGCAGCTCATACCGCAGTCGCTGGCTGTGTACCCCATTACCTACAACGAAGACCTGAAAGGCATCCTCGAGCTATGCTGCATCCAGCCACCGCAAGCACGGCAGCTGGAACTGCTGGAACGGCTATGCCGAAACCTGGGGGCGAGCCTGGAAAGCCAGCTGAACCAACAAAAAATGAAACGCCTGTACCGGCAAAGCCAGGAAGCCTATCAGCAGCTGGCCGCGCAGGAGGAGGAAATGCGACAAAACCTGGAGGAACTACAGGCTACCCAAGAGGAGATGCGACGCATAGAGGTGGAGATGAAGCGACAAGGCGAGAGCCTGAACAGAACCATGCAGAATGTGCCGGGCATTGTGTACAGCTTTCAGCTGGAAATAGCAGAGCAGCGGCAGGGATTCCTGTACATGAGCAAGCAAGTAGAGCACATACTAGGCTTCACCGCAAAAACAGTGCTGGAAGACTATGGAAAAAACCAGACTGTGCAGATACACCCGGATGATGTGGCCGACCATGACCGGAAAATGCTTGAAAGCCTTAGGCAGCAGACTAAATTCGTGTGGGAGGGCCGGATGCAACACCGGGATGGGCACTGGGTGTACCTGCGGGCCGAAAGCACGCCATACGGAGACGAAAGTGATGCAAACCGGATGATCTGGGACGGAATTCTACTGGACATCCGAGACCAAAAGCGCTATGAACAGGAGATGACAAGCAAAACCGAGGAACTGGCGGCCAGTGAGGAAGAGCTAAAGCAAAAGCTGGAGGTGCTAATGGCCACCCAGGAGGAAATGAACCGCATGCAAAAAGACCTGGAAACAGGCCACCGGCAGCAGGCCAGGCTGGTAGAAAGCATTCACGGCATCGTATTCACCCTGCGAGAGCAGGGCGGGGAGCTACAGACCGTGGCCCTGAGCAAACGACAGCTGTGGATAAAGCTGGGCCTAAGGCAAGAGGAATTGTACAACCCCACAGCAGGCACATTTGCACTGGAGCTACATCCAGCGGAAATAGAGAACATCCGGGCGCAGCTCCAGGACTCAAAGGGAAAATCGGAAGCAGTAGACTTCAACCTTCGCCTAAAAAATTCGGAAGGAAAATGGATCAGCTTCAAGGCACGCTGCCTACCCTACCAGGAGGAGGGGATCTGGCACTGGGATGGCGTGTATGGCTGGTAG
- a CDS encoding Crp/Fnr family transcriptional regulator, translating to MDAIRTFLGRFATLSTQEWRTFEQLVTRIEVKKGEPILMAGEACRFLAFIERGCFRMYAEEEGREQVLEFFFPGETATNYRSFLTEDPSAHYISAIQPSTIYILTKTNLQTLYQAHPKFERVGRLVAEAIYLRITRKIDLLQNYTPEQRYSLLMAQNRELVQQVPQYMIASYLGIQPETLSRIKKRMTPKKPD from the coding sequence ATGGATGCTATCCGAACTTTTCTAGGCCGGTTTGCAACACTCAGCACCCAAGAATGGCGCACTTTTGAACAACTTGTAACGAGGATCGAAGTAAAAAAAGGCGAACCCATACTTATGGCCGGCGAAGCGTGTCGTTTTCTGGCATTTATCGAGCGGGGCTGTTTTCGGATGTATGCCGAAGAAGAGGGGCGCGAACAGGTTCTCGAGTTTTTCTTTCCGGGCGAAACAGCTACAAATTATCGGAGCTTTCTTACTGAAGATCCATCTGCACACTACATTTCAGCTATCCAGCCTTCTACCATATACATACTGACGAAAACCAACTTGCAAACCTTATACCAAGCACACCCAAAATTTGAACGCGTTGGCAGGCTGGTTGCAGAAGCAATCTACCTGCGGATAACCCGAAAAATTGATCTCCTACAAAACTACACACCCGAACAACGATACAGCCTGCTGATGGCCCAAAACCGAGAGCTAGTACAGCAGGTACCTCAGTATATGATAGCATCCTACCTGGGAATACAGCCCGAAACACTTAGCCGGATAAAGAAAAGGATGACCCCTAAAAAGCCAGATTAA
- the proC gene encoding pyrroline-5-carboxylate reductase: protein MHEKKYKIGLIGAGNMGQALLAGLLKRGTYRREDINACTKQAKSARALAAAMGIHTGNDPREVVLNSELVILAVKPYMAERVLQPLQGCWDDVRAVVSIMTGVPISFLEEQVGRTIPVYRAMPNTPATVGQGMTVIARGSQGAEEMDARVEEVFQAVGHTAWIEEDLMNASTGLSGAGPAYVYLFIEAMSDAGVKVGIPRDLALLMAAQTVKGAAEMVLASGMHPAQLKDQVTTPAGVTIDGIMEMEDLNLRSAVIRSVVKATERAYALFKQSVQ from the coding sequence ATGCACGAAAAGAAGTACAAAATAGGCCTGATTGGTGCCGGAAACATGGGCCAGGCCCTACTGGCCGGGCTACTGAAGCGCGGAACGTATAGACGAGAGGACATAAATGCCTGTACCAAGCAGGCAAAAAGTGCCCGGGCACTGGCTGCCGCCATGGGCATCCACACGGGTAACGACCCCCGGGAGGTGGTGCTTAATTCGGAGCTTGTTATCCTGGCCGTAAAACCCTATATGGCCGAGCGGGTGCTGCAGCCACTGCAAGGCTGCTGGGATGATGTGCGTGCTGTAGTGAGCATTATGACGGGGGTGCCCATCTCTTTTCTGGAAGAGCAGGTAGGCCGTACCATACCCGTATACCGAGCCATGCCCAACACGCCGGCCACTGTGGGGCAGGGCATGACGGTTATTGCCAGGGGTAGCCAGGGGGCAGAAGAAATGGACGCACGTGTAGAGGAAGTTTTCCAGGCTGTAGGCCACACGGCCTGGATAGAGGAGGACCTGATGAATGCCAGTACGGGCCTAAGTGGGGCAGGCCCTGCCTATGTATATCTGTTTATAGAGGCGATGAGTGACGCGGGGGTAAAGGTAGGTATACCCCGAGACCTGGCCCTGCTGATGGCGGCCCAGACGGTAAAGGGTGCGGCAGAGATGGTGCTGGCTAGCGGTATGCACCCGGCTCAGCTGAAAGACCAGGTAACTACCCCTGCCGGTGTAACCATAGATGGCATTATGGAAATGGAAGACCTGAACCTGCGTTCTGCTGTTATCCGCTCGGTGGTGAAGGCTACCGAACGGGCCTACGCACTATTTAAGCAGAGTGTTCAGTAG
- the ccsA gene encoding cytochrome c biogenesis protein CcsA codes for MTKNRYLRLVYKSLAILLLTYALCFGLLGTLPRVGQLGHTARNLFYHVPMWFTMYLVMFVSLYYTLRYLHSQHAHHDLKAKVAAQIGVLFGLMGLATGIVWSRVTWGALYPNSEPLAWWSWDPKQTFALAAVLMYLAYFLLRGSIEDKAKRARIAAVYNVFAGVSLIPLTLIIPRMMGGQHPGAGGGGPLFSQDDISNEFRAVFYPAVLGFMCLGLWLLELRARTEILQHEYEETELEKALSTPHA; via the coding sequence ATGACGAAAAACAGGTATTTACGCCTCGTTTACAAGAGCCTCGCCATTCTGCTGCTTACCTACGCCCTGTGCTTTGGGCTGCTGGGCACGCTGCCCCGTGTGGGCCAGCTGGGGCACACAGCCCGAAACCTGTTCTACCATGTACCGATGTGGTTTACCATGTATTTGGTCATGTTTGTGTCTTTGTACTACACCCTGCGCTACCTGCACAGCCAGCACGCGCACCACGACCTGAAAGCCAAGGTGGCGGCACAAATAGGCGTACTGTTTGGGCTAATGGGGCTAGCCACGGGCATTGTATGGAGCCGCGTAACCTGGGGTGCCCTGTACCCCAATAGCGAGCCCCTGGCCTGGTGGAGCTGGGACCCGAAGCAGACCTTTGCGCTGGCTGCCGTGCTGATGTACCTGGCCTACTTCCTGCTACGGGGTAGTATAGAGGACAAGGCCAAGCGGGCGCGCATAGCCGCTGTGTACAACGTATTTGCCGGGGTCAGCCTCATCCCGCTTACCCTGATTATACCCCGCATGATGGGGGGCCAGCACCCGGGTGCGGGGGGCGGTGGGCCGCTGTTTAGCCAAGACGACATCAGCAACGAGTTTCGCGCTGTTTTCTATCCTGCCGTCCTGGGCTTTATGTGCCTGGGCCTGTGGCTGCTCGAACTACGTGCACGCACCGAAATCCTGCAGCACGAATACGAGGAAACCGAACTGGAAAAAGCCCTTAGTACGCCCCATGCTTAA
- a CDS encoding CcmD family protein, which translates to MLKLLSLLQATPDGLLFRSEKIFAVLTVILLIWVGIIVYLLLTNRKISRLERRFSQPKK; encoded by the coding sequence ATGCTTAAACTACTCAGCCTACTGCAAGCCACGCCAGATGGCCTGCTGTTTCGCAGCGAAAAGATCTTCGCCGTACTAACGGTCATTCTGCTCATTTGGGTAGGCATCATCGTCTACCTGCTGCTCACCAACCGGAAGATCAGCCGCCTGGAAAGGCGCTTCTCTCAACCTAAAAAGTAG